In one window of Mercurialis annua linkage group LG4, ddMerAnnu1.2, whole genome shotgun sequence DNA:
- the LOC126679025 gene encoding DNA-directed RNA polymerase II subunit RPB1, whose protein sequence is MDMRFPYSPAEVAKVRVVQFGILSPDEIRQMSVVQIEFSETTERGKPKPGGLSDLKLGTIDRKMKCETCTAAMAECPGHFGHLELAKPMFHIGFLKTVLSIMRSVCFNCSKILADEEEHKFKQALKIKNPKNRLRKILDACKSKTKCEGGDDIDVQGQDTDEPVKKSRGGCGAQQPRLTIEGMKINAEYKAQRKKNDDQEQLPEPVERKQTLTAERVLGVLKRISDDDCRLLGFNPKYARPDWMILQVLPIPPPPVRPSVMMDTSSRSEDDLTHQLAMIIRHNENLRKQEKGGAPAHIISEFAQLLQFHVATYFDNELPGQPRATQRSGRPIKSICSRLKAKEGRIRGNLMGKRVDFSARTVITPDPNINIDQLGVPWSIALNLTYPETVTPYNIERLKELVEYGPHPPPGKTGAKYIIRDDGQRLDLRYLKKSSDHHLELGYKVERHLNDGDFVLFNRQPSLHKMSIMGHRIKIMPYSTFRLNLSVTSPYNADFDGDEMNMHVPQSFETRAEVLELMMVPKCIVSPQANRPVMGIVQDSLLGCRKITKRDTFIEKDVFMNILMWWEDFDGKVPAPAILKPRPIWTGKQVFNLIIPKQINLIRTSAWHADTERGVITPGDTLVRIEKGELLSGTLCKKTLGTSTGSLIHVIWEEVGPDAARKFLGHTQWLVNYWLLQNGFSIGIGDTIADASTMEQINDTISNAKNRVKELIRQAQNKELEPKPGRTMMESFENEVNTVLNKARDEAGSSAQKSLSESNNLKAMVTAGSKGSFINISQMTACVGQQNVEGKRIPYGFIDRTLPHFTKDDYGPESRGFVENSYLRGLTPQEFFFHAMGGREGLIDTAVKTSETGYIQRRLVKAMEDIMVKYDGTVRNSLGDVIQFLYGEDGMDSVWIESQKLDSLKMNKSEFDRVFKYELDDEDWNPKYMLADHVEDLKSIRELRDVFDAEVQKLEADRFQLGTEIATTGDSSWPLPVNLQRLIWNAQKTFKVDKRKNSNIHPMEAVEAVDKLQERLKVVPGDDLLSVEAQKNATLFFGILLRSTLASKKVLEEYRLSREAFDWVIGEIESRFLQSLVAPGEMIGCVAAQSIGEPATQMTLNTFHYAGVSAKNVTLGVPRLREIINVAKKIKTPSLSIFLVPESNKTKEKAKNVQCALEYTTLRSVTQATEVWYDPDPVSTIIEEDVDFVKSYYEMPDEEISPEKISPWLLRIELNREMMVDKKLNMADIAEKINLEFDDDLTCIFNDDNAERLILRIRIMNDEAPKGELNDESAEDDVFLKKIESNMLTEMALRGIPDINKVFIKQSKVSKFDDIEGFKTTEEWMLDTEGVNLLAVMCNENVDSRRTTSNHLIEVIEVLGIEAVRRSLLDELRVVISFDGSYVNYRHLAILCDTMTYRGHLMAITRHGINRNDTGPLMRCSFEETVDILLDAAVYAETDHLRGVTENIMLGQLAPIGTGDCVLYLNDDMLKNAIELQLPSYMDGLDFGTTPGRSPVSMTPYHDGMMSPSYLFSPNLRLSPSTEAQFSPYVGGMPFSPAQSPGYTPSSPGYSPSSPGYSPTSPGYSPTSPGYSPTSPGYSPTSPTYSPSSPGYSPTSPAYSPTSPSYSPTSPSYSPTSPSYSPTSPSYSPTSPSYSPTSPSYSPTSPAYSPTSPAYSPTSPSYSPTSPSYSPTSPSYSPTSPSYSPTSPSYSPTSPAYSPTSPGYSPTSPSYSPTSPSYSPTSPSFNPQSAKYSPSIAYSPSSPRLPPSSPYSPTSPNYSPTSPSYSPTSPTYSPSSPTYSPSSPYNSGVSPDYSPSSPQFSPSAGYSPSAPGYSPSSTSQYTQPSAKDDRTGEVDRNTKDKKDDKSSR, encoded by the exons ATGGATATGAGATTTCCTTACTCGCCGGCGGAGGTGGCCAAAGTCCGCGTGGTGCAGTTCGGCATACTCAGCCCCGACGAGATT AGGCAAATGTCCGTAGTGCAAATTGAGTTTAGTGAAACGACGGAAAGAGGAAAGCCTAAGCCAGGTGGCTTAAGTGATCTTAAGCTTGGTACAATTGATAGGAAGATGAAATGTGAGACTTGCACTGCTGCTATGGCGGAGTGTCCAGGTCATTTTGGTCACCTGGAGTTAGCCAAGCCTATGTTTCATATAGGCTTTTTGAAAACGGTGCTCAGCATAATGCGAAGTGTTTGTTTCAACTGTTCCAAGATTTTGGCTGACGAG GAAGAACACAAATTtaagcaagccttaaaaataaagaatccCAAAAACAGGCTTAGAAAGATTCTTGATGCCTGCAAGAGTAAGACTAAATGTGAAGGTGGGGATGATATAGATGTTCAAGGTCAAGATACCGATGAACCAGTGAAGAAGAGTCGTGGTGGGTGCGGTGCTCAGCAACCAAGGCTGACTATTGAAGGGATGAAGATAAATGCAGAGTACAAGGCACAAAGGAAGAAAAATGATGACCAGGAACAACTACCCGAGCCTGTGGAAAGAAAGCAGACACTTACCGCAGAAAGG GTCCTTGGCGTTCTGAAAAGGATAAGTGATGATGATTGCCGCTTGTTAGGATTTAATCCAAAGTATGCTCGTCCGGATTGGATGATTCTGCAAGTCCTTCCAATTCCACCACCTCCTGTGAGGCCCTCTGTGATGATGGATACGTCCTCTAGGAGTGAG GATGATTTGACTCATCAACTGGCAATGATTATTAGGCAtaatgaaaatttgagaaaGCAGGAGAAGGGTGGAGCACCTGCACACATCATATCGGAGTTTGCCCAGTTATTGCAGTTTCATGTAGCTACATATTTTGACAATGAATTGCCAGGGCAGCCAAGG GCTACACAAAGATCTGGGAGGCCTATTAAATCCATTTGCAGTAGGCTCAAAGCCAAGGAAGGCCGAATTAGGGGTAACCTGATGGGGAAACGTGTGGACTTTTCTGCACGTACTGTCATTACTCCAGATCCTAATATCAATATAGACCAGCTTGGTGTGCCTTGGAGTATTGCACTAAATCTGACCTATCCAGAAACTGTTACTCCATATAACATAGAAAG GTTGAAGGAGCTTGTTGAGTATGGACCACATCCTCCACCTGGTAAGACTGGTGCAAAGTATATCATAAGGGATGATGGTCAAAGACTTGACCTTCGATATTTGAAGAAAAGCAGTGATCACCATTTGGAGCTTGGTTACAAG GTGGAGAGGCATTTGAATGATGGCGACTTTGTGCTCTTTAATCGTCAGCCAAGTCTTCATAAAATGTCTATCATGGGCCATAGAATCAAAATTATGCCATATTCAACATTCCGTTTAAACTTGTCTGTTACTTCACCATATAATGCTGATTTTGATGGTGATGAAATGAATATGCACGTTCCTCAATCATTTGAAACTAGAGCAGAAGTGTTAGAGCTGATGATGGTTCCCAAATGCATTGTATCACCTCAAGCAAATCGTCCTGTGATGGGAATTGTCCAGGATTCGCTTTTAGGATGTCGTAAAATTACCAAGAGGGACACCTTCATAGAGAAG GATGTATTTATGAACATATTGATGTGGTGGGAAGATTTTGATGGGAAAGTTCCTGCTCCTGCAATTCTGAAGCCGCGCCCAATTTGGACTGGGAAACAAGTTTTTAACCTTATCATCCCAAAGCAGATAAATCTTATTAGGACTTCAGCGTGGCACGCGGATACTGAAAGAGGAGTTATTACTCCAGGAGATACTCTGGTTCGAATAGAAAAGGGAGAGCTGCTATCTGGAACTCTTTGCAAGAAAACTCTTGGAACTTCTACTGGAAGTCTTATACATGTCATTTG GGAAGAGGTTGGTCCAGATGCTGCTCGTAAGTTTTTGGGGCATACACAATGGCTTGTGAATTATTGGCTGTTGCAAAATGGTTTTAGCATTGGAATAGGTGATACAATTGCTGATGCATCAACTATGGAGCAAATCAATGATACTATCTCGAATGCAAAAAATAGAGTAAAGGAACTTATTAGGCAAGCCCAAAACAAAGAATTGGAGCCAAAACCCGGACGAACAATGATGGAATCATTTGAAAATGAAGTTAACACG gTGTTAAATAAAGCTCGTGATGAAGCGGGAAGCAGTGCTCAGAAGAGTTTGTCTGAGAGTAACAACCTTAAAGCCATGGTTACTGCAGGCTCAAAAGGGAGTTTCATTAACATATCACAGATGACTGCTTGTGTGGGGCAGCAAAATGTTGAGGGTAAGCGAATACCATATGGGTTCATAGATCGAACATTGCCTCACTTCACAAAGGATGACTATGGGCCAGAAAGTCGTGGGTTTGTGGAGAACTCATATCTGCGGGGTCTGACCCCTCAGGAGTTCTTCTTTCATGCTATGGGTGGTAGAGAAGGTCTTATAGATACTGCGGTTAAAACTTCTGAGACTGGGTACATCCAACGGCGGCTAGTGAAGGCTATGGAGGATATCATGGTTAAATATGATGGAACTGTTAGAAATTCACTTGGGGATGTCATTCAGTTTCTGTATGGAGAGGATGGCATGGATTCTGTTTGGATAGAATCGCAGAAGCTGGACTCACTAAAAATGAATAAATCAGAGTTCGATAGGGTCTTTAAATATGAACTTGATGATGAAGATTGGAATCCTAAGTACATGTTAGCAGACCATGTTGAAGATTTGAAGAGTATCCGCGAATTGCGCGATGTGTTTGATGCTGAGGTTCAAAAGCTGGAAGCAGATCGATTCCAGCTTGGGACGGAGATTGCAACCACAGGTGACAGTTCATGGCCATTACCGGTTAACCTCCAAAGGCTTATCTGGAATGCACAGAAGACTTTTAAGGTAGACAAGAGAAAGAATTCTAACATACATCCTATGGAAGCTGTTGAAGCTGTGGATAAGCTGCAAGAGAGATTGAAAGTTGTTCCAGGGGATGATCTGCTGAGTGTGGAAGCCCAAAAGAATGCTACTCTTTTCTTTGGAATCTTACTTCGCAGCACTCTTGCCAGCAAAAAGGTGTTGGAGGAATACAGGCTTAGCCGTGAAGCCTTTGACTGGGTTATTGGTGAAATTGAATCAAGGTTTTTGCAATCTTTAGTAGCAccaggtgaaatgattggatgtGTTGCTGCACAGTCAATTGGAGAGCCTGCTACTCAAATGACACTCAATACCTTTCACTATGCTGGTGTCAGTGCTAAGAATGTGACCCTCGGTGTTCCCCGGCTGAGAGAAATTATTAATGTAGCTAAGAAAATCAAGACACCTTCTCTTTCTATCTTTTTGGTTCCAGAAAGTAACAAAACCAAGGAGAAGGCTAAGAATGTTCAGTGTGCTTTGGAATACACTACTCTACGGAGTGTTACGCAAGCTACAGAAGTATGGTATGATCCTGATCCTGTTAGTACCATTATTGAAGAGGACGTTGATTTTGTAAAGTCATATTATGAAATGCCCGATGAAGAGATTTCACCAGAAAAAATCTCTCCTTGGTTGCTTCGAATAGAGTTGAATCGTGAAATGATGGTTGATAAGAAGCTTAACATGGCTGATATTGCTGAAAAGATTAACCTGGAATTTGATGATGATTTGACTTGTATATTTAATGATGACAATGCTGAGAGGCTGATTCTACGCATCCGTATCATGAATGATGAAGCCCCTAAAGGGGAGCTGAATGACGAGTCGGCCGAGGATGATGTTTTTCTGAAAAAGATAGAGAGTAACATGCTGACTGAGATGGCTCTTCGAGGTATTCCAGATATTAACAAGGTTTTCATCAAACAAAGTAAAGTGAGCAAATTTGATGACATTGAAGGATTTAAGACAACAGAGGAGTGGATGCTGGATACTGAGGGTGTTAATCTACTAGCTGTTATGTGCAATGAAAATGTTGATTCGAGGAGGACAACCAGCAATCATCTGATCGAAGTTATTGAAGTTCTTGGTATAGAGGCTGTTCGTCGTTCCTTGCTGGATGAGTTGAGGGTGGTCATATCTTTTGATGGATCTTATGTGAATTATAGACATCTGGCTATTTTGTGCGATACCATGACCTACCGTGGGCATTTGATGGCAATCACTCGACATGGTATTAACCGAAATGATACTGGGCCATTGATGAGATGCTCATTTGAAGAGACAGTGGATATTCTGCTCGATGCTGCTGTGTATGCTGAAACAGATCATTTGAGGGGTGTTACTGAAAACATAATGCTTGGTCAGCTTGCTCCAATCGGCACCGGAGACTGTGTGTTGTATCTCAATGATGACATGCTGAAGAATGCTATTGAGCTTCAGCTCCCAAGTTATATGGACGGTCTGGACTTTGGCACGACCCCCGGTCGCTCTCCAGTCTCGATGACTCCTTATCATGATGGTATGATGTCCCCAAGTTACTTGTTTAGCCCAAATCTCCGCCTGTCGCCGAGCACAGAAGCTCAGTTTTCCCCTTATGTTGGTGGAATGCCGTTCTCTCCTGCGCAATCTCCAGGCTACACCCCATCATCCCCTGGATACAGCCCTTCATCCCCGGGCTATAGCCCTACTTCACCTGGCTATAGCCCTACATCACCTGGCTATAGCCCTACGTCCCCTGGCTATAGTCCTACTTCACCCACTTACAGCCCAAGTTCTCCCGGCTATAGCCCAACTAGCCCTGCTTATTCTCCTACCAGTCCATCGTATTCCCCAACATCTCCCAGCTACAGCCCTACATCTCCCAGCTACAGCCCTACATCTCCCAGCTACAGTCCGACCTCACCCAGTTACAGTCCGACCTCGCCCAGTTACAGTCCCACATCACCTGCATACAGCCCTACCTCACCTGCATACAGCCCTACCTCGCCGTCATACAGCCCCACCTCTCCTTCCTACAGCCCCACATCACCCTCCTATAGCCCCACTTCTCCCTCCTACAGCCCAACTTCTCCTTCATACAGCCCTACCTCTCCTGCTTATAGCCCCACATCCCCAGGGTACAGCCCAACCTCTCCTTCATACAGTCCCACATCACCAAGCTATAGCCCCACCTCACCAAGTTTCAATCCTCAATCTGCCAAATACAGTCCATCCATTGCTTACTCGCCTAGCAGCCCAAGGTTGCCACCTTCCAGTCCTTATAGTCCCACTTCTCCAAATTACAG CCCTACTTCACCATCATATTCACCAACATCTCCAACATATTCCCCTTCAAGCCCGACATATAGTCCAAGCAG CCCTTACAATTCTGGTGTTAGCCCTGATTATAGCCCAAGTTCTCCACAATTCAG TCCAAGTGCTGGGTATTCACCAAGTGCACCTGGGTACTCGCCTTCATCAACAAGCCAATACACTCAGCCAAGTGCAAAGGATGACAGGACTGGTGAAGTGGACAGGAATACGAAAGACAAAAAGGACGATAAGAGCAGTAGATGA
- the LOC126679029 gene encoding vinorine synthase-like, with product MSKEMIKPSSPTPPHLKIFKLCLIDQFFPSSLYTPLLLFYPINQNNTTTNLEHLKSSLSSYLSLFYPLAGRINDATSIECNDEGVIYVQANVHCPIIDILEHPPEVQELEQFFLPEITTSEPLLLVQVSSFSCGGIAIGLRMSHKIADAATICIFLKGWAAMASSSELLCPDLTTASSVLPPLSDPIISVPPPDEMPCLPSKPFVKRLVFDGSKIAALKANATSSSVANPTRVEAVLALVWKHIINTSNLTSGFPKFHLCSNFVNLRNRVVGPSSENAVGNLVAQCFGKIESGNSNELELKNIVSSLRKGLKEFNKNWIEKFQENDGKSAFFGLLKEIGEYQEISELDWCNFSSLCKMPLYDSADFGWGKPKWIAFPRADLPMNSALLMDSEDNDGIEVWLSLKRENMALILQDQQLLNFAKVNPTII from the coding sequence ATGAGCAAGGAAATGATCAAACCATCATCTCCAACTCCTCCTCATCTCAAAATCTTCAAATTATGTCTAATAGATCAGTTTTTCCCTTCATCACTTTACACGCCATTGCTTCTTTTCTACCCCATCAACCAAAACAACACAACCACTAATCTTGAGCATTTAAAATCATCACTATCCAGTTACCTATCTCTTTTTTACCCTCTTGCAGGAAGAATCAACGATGCTACTTCAATAGAATGCAATGATGAAGGGGTTATTTATGTCCAAGCAAATGTCCATTGCCCTATTATAGATATTTTAGAACACCCACCCGAGGTTCAAGAACTCGAACAGTTTTTTCTTCCTGAAATTACTACGAGTGAACCTCTTCTTCTAGTTCAAGTCAGCTCGTTCAGTTGCGGTGGTATAGCAATTGGGCTCCGTATGTCACATAAAATTGCCGATGCTGCCACTATTTGCATTTTTTTGAAAGGTTGGGCTGCCATGGCTAGTAGCAGTGAGCTACTATGTCCCGATTTGACTACTGCATCCTCTGTTCTACCACCATTATCAGATCCCATTATCTCCGTCCCGCCTCCTGATGAAATGCCTTGTTTACCAAGTAAGCCTTTCGTAAAGAGGTTGGTGTTTGATGGATCGAAAATTGCTGCTTTAAAGGCGAATGCTACTAGTTCGAGTGTGGCGAACCCAACTCGAGTAGAAGCTGTGCTTGCGCTTGTCTGGAAACATATAATCAACACGTCTAATTTGACGTCAGGATTTCCGAAATTTCATTTATGTTCGAATTTTGTCAATCTTCGTAACAGAGTTGTGGGACCTTCATCCGAAAATGCGGTAGGAAACCTTGTTGCACAATGTTTTGGTAAGATAGAAAGTGGTAATAGCAATGAGTTAGAATTGAAAAACATTGTTAGTTCATTGAGGAAAGGATTGAAAGAGTTTAACAAGAATTGGATAgaaaaatttcaagaaaatgaTGGCAAATCTGCATTTTTTGGGCTATTGAAAGAGATCGGTGAGTATCAAGAAATAAGTGAATTAGATTGGTGCAATTTCAGCAGTTTATGTAAAATGCCATTATATGATTCGGCGGATTTTGGATGGGGAAAGCCAAAATGGATCGCATTTCCTAGAGCAGATTTGCCGATGAATTCTGCTTTGCTGATGGATAGTGAAGACAATGATGGTATAGAAGTTTGGCTAAGCTTGAAGAGAGAAAATATGGCATTGATTCTACAAGATCAACAATTGCTCAACTTTGCTAAAGTTAATCCAACTATCATCTAg
- the LOC126679035 gene encoding uncharacterized protein LOC126679035, with the protein MGSIYICTECGTNLNLNSVHLYPQDFYFEAGNKGTLSFAAVDSTKFRFEKEDKIRPFFETINYWGIQRKRTKIVCNSCGKLVGYVYDDGPPLTDSPGQFHMGPSQVIPRAPRYRFKIKALRISSET; encoded by the coding sequence ATGGGTTCGATCTACATCTGCACAGAATGCGGCACCAATCTGAATCTAAACTCAGTTCATCTCTACCCACAAGATTTTTACTTCGAGGCGGGAAACAAAGGCACGCTCTCTTTCGCTGCGGTTGATTCTACAAAGTTCAGGTTTGAGAAAGAAGATAAAATCAGACCCTTTTTTGAGACGATTAATTACTGGGGAATTCAAAGAAAACGAACCAAGATTGTTTGTAATAGCTGTGGGAAGCTTGTTGGTTATGTTTATGATGATGGGCCTCCTTTAACTGATAGTCCTGGTCAATTTCATATGGGTCCTAGTCAAGTGATTCCTAGAGCTCCTAGGTACAGGTTTAAGATCAAGGCTCTTAGGATCTCATCAGAAACTTGA